The sequence below is a genomic window from Pseudorasbora parva isolate DD20220531a chromosome 4, ASM2467924v1, whole genome shotgun sequence.
AGAGCAAATATGTAACATATAATCTAATGCTATATGTTGCACTATTggctatttattttattattatgctTTAAGCTATAAGAAGAATGACAATAAACATGAATATcgtaataaataaacatgtcaTTTCTAAGCCCTGAATATAGCACATAGCTAGAATTGAGCATCCtctggatttttttattatctacTGGATTGTATCAAAATAGACATTGCAAATGTGATTCTTTTTCATTGCTGAGTTTTCAGTAAAGTCAGCATAATAAAAAAGATTTCACTGAATATACCCCGTTGAAGGCAATATACAATAAggtacaaaaaaagaaagaaaaacctCCATCTGGTTCAGAATGAATGCAGaggctaatttttttttacataaatcaGTTTGGGGTTTGACATAGGGATTCATTTCAGGCTTTTTCACTTCAAACGATTCATTGAAAAATGCAGTGGATTGTTGTCATGGAGATTTAATTTATTGGACAGAATTAGTAAACAATACATGTTGTAATGTTGCCTTGTGCATCATATCCATGAACAATGTACAAAGTAACAAAAACAAGATTATGTAAATGTAGTGTAAAGACATTTTGCTGTTCTCTGTAGAGCCCCAGACACTACAaaatttactctttttttttttttgaacattcaGTATTTTGTTAACAATTCAACCTCTTAAATGCCAGCTCCAGTTGTAATATGGGACACTAAGACAAGTTTACTTAAGAATCTTCAAATAACTCTTGGAATATTGATGCCCCCTTCAGGTTTAGACAAACAAATTGTACTTGTAGTTGTATTGCAGGGATTCAAGAAACACTAAAACGCTGGATTTACCACTGTGGCAAAGAGAAATGTAAATTCCATATCATTCCATTTTGCTTTTCTCCATTTCTCTTAGTCGTCTCTCCAGCATCTTGATTTTGTTTTCGAGGTGCATATCTGGTTTTGCAGATGTCGCACCTATTCCCAAcaggacacaaacacacaccaggcCCGCTAATCTCATTGCTGTGGTTTCTGCAGATGCTCCAGTGTCACTTAGAATCAATCCAAACATGCCAACGGCAAAGGTGACCTTCAGCAGCCAGAAAGCCTGCCTCACACCACCGACAACCAAGCGCAGGATAAAGGATATTATCCAGTAGGCCATAACAGCCAGAAGTGCCCATTGAGTGACAAAAATCACTCCCTCCGGAGTAACTTTTTGGAAGGGTATCTTAGCTAGATCAATGGTAAATGTCTATGTGAGAATATTCTTtggtttaaataaattgttattgTAAGTAAATATTTACTATACAATTACCGTCGATTCCTGCTGATTCCAAGACTTCCGTAACATACTG
It includes:
- the tmem109 gene encoding voltage-gated monoatomic cation channel TMEM109 — protein: MGRCFYFTTLILSVSYQLIPLCHSFEWDKQSSPLQNARSIITSLSEEAHSCLISTVGEKRVNLCLKFLQSGVKWLSNAVASIFNTVIQYVTEVLESAGIDAKIPFQKVTPEGVIFVTQWALLAVMAYWIISFILRLVVGGVRQAFWLLKVTFAVGMFGLILSDTGASAETTAMRLAGLVCVCVLLGIGATSAKPDMHLENKIKMLERRLREMEKSKME